A DNA window from Oryzias latipes chromosome 5, ASM223467v1 contains the following coding sequences:
- the LOC101162518 gene encoding syndecan-4 isoform X1, which translates to MFSLCLVLVLAASVLSESQVRETETWMPMKSTATVAMSIHLDSLEASGDSEEGTDFSFTDDEDYDNYDFSGSGDEATPELPSAESRPSVRPDINDNKIPEPKLPVLPTVNEVDVIRESNEIPGLRSNFNSLEDPSDVKMSHAGEDSIFNKTEVLAALIAGGAVSLLFAILLILLLIYRMKKKDEGSYDLGKKPIYKKAPTTEIYA; encoded by the exons CAGGTCAGGGAGACGGAGACGTGGATGCCCATGAAGTCAACAGCAACGGTTGCCATGTCGATACACCTTGACAGCCTGGAAGCATCGGGAGACTCTGAAGAGGGCACTGACTTTAGCTTCACAGATGATGAAGACTATGACAACTATGACTTCTCTGGATCTGGCGATGAAG caACACCTGAGCTTCCTTCTGCAGAGTCACGGCCTTCAGTGAGG CCCGACATAAATGACAATAAGATCCCTGAGCCTAAACTGCCAGTGCTCCCCACCGTCAATGAGGTTGATGTGATCAGGGAGAGCAATGAAATCCCCGGTTTAAGGAGTAATTTCAACTCCTTAGAGGACCCGTCCGATGTGAAGATGTCCCACGCTGGAGAGGACAGCATCTTCAACAAGACAGAAGTTCTTGCAG CTCTGATTGCGGGTGGTGCCGTCAGTCTGTTGTTCgccatcctcctcatcctccttctAATCTACCGCATGAAGAAAAAGGATGAAGGTAGCTACGATTTGGGGAAGAAACCAATCTACAAAAAAGCCCCCACCACAGAGATCTATGCATAG
- the LOC101162518 gene encoding syndecan-4 isoform X2, which produces MFSLCLVLVLAASVLSESVRETETWMPMKSTATVAMSIHLDSLEASGDSEEGTDFSFTDDEDYDNYDFSGSGDEATPELPSAESRPSVRPDINDNKIPEPKLPVLPTVNEVDVIRESNEIPGLRSNFNSLEDPSDVKMSHAGEDSIFNKTEVLAALIAGGAVSLLFAILLILLLIYRMKKKDEGSYDLGKKPIYKKAPTTEIYA; this is translated from the exons GTCAGGGAGACGGAGACGTGGATGCCCATGAAGTCAACAGCAACGGTTGCCATGTCGATACACCTTGACAGCCTGGAAGCATCGGGAGACTCTGAAGAGGGCACTGACTTTAGCTTCACAGATGATGAAGACTATGACAACTATGACTTCTCTGGATCTGGCGATGAAG caACACCTGAGCTTCCTTCTGCAGAGTCACGGCCTTCAGTGAGG CCCGACATAAATGACAATAAGATCCCTGAGCCTAAACTGCCAGTGCTCCCCACCGTCAATGAGGTTGATGTGATCAGGGAGAGCAATGAAATCCCCGGTTTAAGGAGTAATTTCAACTCCTTAGAGGACCCGTCCGATGTGAAGATGTCCCACGCTGGAGAGGACAGCATCTTCAACAAGACAGAAGTTCTTGCAG CTCTGATTGCGGGTGGTGCCGTCAGTCTGTTGTTCgccatcctcctcatcctccttctAATCTACCGCATGAAGAAAAAGGATGAAGGTAGCTACGATTTGGGGAAGAAACCAATCTACAAAAAAGCCCCCACCACAGAGATCTATGCATAG